One Megalops cyprinoides isolate fMegCyp1 chromosome 17, fMegCyp1.pri, whole genome shotgun sequence DNA window includes the following coding sequences:
- the LOC118792551 gene encoding R-spondin-3-like yields MRLQLLSLVLTLQCVEFTNCQQHASSQHKQITGGNTGCPGGCQTCSDDNGCMTCKPRLFFFVERKGMREIGVCLHACPSSYYGVRSPDINTCQKCKVACDSCFNMNFCTRCSAGYYLHWGRCQKSCPEGLFPSDPQRECIPDCAKDCETCMNSTTCARCRVGLYLLSGKCHHVCPEEFETNDQLMECTPPVHCEVGEWGSWSPCSRRERTCGFKRGEETRTREVLQLPSPRGDPCPITSERKKCVITRKKCPGRQKGGEQKDVTNGGDRESEASWHDQGDREMETQDSGQDQGNAEKKAEDDTENWELVTKHPN; encoded by the exons ATGCGATTGCAACTGCTCTCTTTGGTATTGACATTGCAATGTGTGGAATTCACTAACTGCCAGCAGCACGCCTCCAGTCAGCACAAAC AGATAACTGGGGGGAATACAGGCTGTCCAGGCGGGTGTCAGACCTGCTCAGATGACAATGGCTGCATGACCTGCAAGCCCCGCCTCTTCTTCTTTGTGGAGAGGAAAGGGATGAGGGAGATTGGGGTGTGTCTGCACGCCTGCCCCAGCAGTTACTATGGTGTCCGCTCCCCTGACATAAACACATGCCAAA aatgcaagGTGGCCTGTGACTCCTGTTTCAACATGAACTTCTGCACACGCTGCAGTGCAGGGTATTATTTACACTGGGGGAGGTGTCAGAAAAGCTGCCCAGAGGGCCTCTTCCCCAGCGACCCGCAGCGGGAGTGCATCCCTG ACTGTGCTAAGGACTGTGAGACCTGTATGAACAGCACCACCTGTGCCAGGTGCAGAGTGGGTCTTTACCTCCTGTCTGGAAAGTGTCACCATGTGTGTCCAGAGGAGTTTGAGACTAACGATCAGCTCATGGAGTGCACTCCTCCAG tgcattgCGAGGTGGGTGAATGGGGCAGCTGGAGCCCTTGCTCTCGGAGAGAGAGGACCTGTGGCTTCAAGAGGGGTGAAGAGACCCGCACCAGAGAGGTCCTCCAGCTCCCCTCACCCCGCGGTGACCCCTGTCCCATCACCTCTGAGAGGAAGAAGTGTGTAATCACAAGGAAGAAGTGTCCAG ggagacagaaaggaggagagCAGAAGGATGTCACCAATGGAGGGGACAGGGAGTCTGAGGCGAGTTGGCATGACCAGGGGGACAGAGAAATGGAGACCCAGGACAGTGGGCAGGATCAAGGGAATGCAGAAAAGAAGGCGGAGGATGATACAGAGAACTGGGAACTGGTAACAAAGCATCCAAACTAG
- the LOC118792552 gene encoding E3 ubiquitin-protein ligase rnf146-like — MASCGEVDHSVNMLPSGRKLGAEACSGATSPALAVPECAICLQSCVHPVRLPCSHIFCFLCVKGASWQSKRCALCRQEIPEDFLERPTLLSPEELKAAGRGPGEHAWYYEGRNGWWQYDERTSRELEDAFSKGKKSTEMLIAGFLYVADLENMVQYRRNEHGRRRRMKRDVVDIPKKGVAGLRLDAELAGAQAAAGRESSADGADVSGSQAAGAPTPLRPPTTLGGQPGSPTTPSHEDASSLEDSLAQLQISPPAGQNRGPNGEGEEDGDQTAPNTSVDDSESRSTEEEVEEEEDEEEGEDEEDREDEEDGEDGQEVAEEGARSRQRLLQQERFGESHADRLPPGGESSTSSSVRSRRPDGQCSVTEV, encoded by the coding sequence ATGGCTAGCTGTGGCGAGGTTGACCACTCCGTGAACATGCTCCCCTCTGGCAGGAAGTTGGGCGCTGAGGCGTGTTCGGGTGCCACCTCCCCCGCCCTGGCGGTGCCGGAGTGCGCCATCTGCCTGCAGAGCTGCGTGCACCCGGTGCGTCTGCCCTGCAGCCACATCTTCTGCTTCCTGTGCGTGAAGGGCGCATCCTGGCAGAGCAAGCGCTGCGCCCTCTGCCGGCAGGAGATCCCCGAGGACTTCCTGGAGCGGCCCACGCTGCTGTCGCCCGAGGAACTGAAGGCGGCGGGGCGGGGCCCCGGGGAGCACGCCTGGTACTACGAGGGCCGCAACGGCTGGTGGCAGTACGACGAGCGCACCAGCCGTGAGCTGGAGGACGCCTTCTCCAAGGGCAAGAAGAGCACGGAGATGCTGATCGCCGGCTTCCTGTACGTGGCCGACCTGGAGAACATGGTGCAGTACCGGCGCAACGAGCACGGCCGGCGGCGCCGGATGAAGCGGGACGTCGTGGACATCCCCAAAAAGGGGGTGGCGGGGCTGCGGCTGGACGCCGAGCTGGCGGGGGCGCAGGCTGCGGCGGGGCGCGAGAGCTCCGCCGACGGGGCGGACGTTTCGGGGTCGCAGGCCGCGGGCGCGCCCACCCCTCTCCGGCCCCCCACCACCCTGGGGGGCCAGCCAGGCAGCCCCACCACCCCGTCCCACGAGGACGCCAGCTCCCTGGAGGACTCCCTGGCCCAGCTCCAGATCAGCCCCCCCGCCGGGCAAAACCGCGGTCCgaatggggagggggaggaggacgGGGACCAGACGGCCCCAAACACCTCCGTAGATGACTCAGAGTCCAGGAGCACTGAGGAGGaagtggaagaggaggaggatgaggaggagggtgaggatgaggaggacagggaggatgaggaggacgGGGAGGATGGGCAGGAGGTGGCGGAAGAGGGCGCGCGGAGCAGGCAGAgactgctgcagcaggagaggtTCGGGGAGAGCCACGCAGACAGgttgccccctggtggtgagtCCTCCACCAGCAGCAGTGTGAGATCTAGAAGGCCTGATGGTCAGTGCAGTGTGACTGAAGTGTGA